In candidate division WOR-3 bacterium, the following are encoded in one genomic region:
- a CDS encoding SBBP repeat-containing protein, with translation MKKAVAMLLAIIGFYALEGNQFSIPEELLKSWTTDYIGFEKNLGQIQNFEGEFAKEVLLRAKLPGLGIFITEKGASYVIYSKEKYARIDVDLLNANIKEENIEFEDPLPGYTNYYLSSCPDGILGVITYRKVRIKEIYPGVDWVWRYEDGKMHHEFMVQPYADISIIKMKFRWSDYEIKEGNKEIIFRTPIGVIVDGPIFSYEGEKRVKNFVDVSYRINNDKTISFDVKDYLMEEPLIIDPPLSLLWATYYGGGDADGGLSITTDGSGNIFLTGNTGSSDFPTYDPGGGAYFQGTIAGGYDLFILKFTNSGVRQWVTYYGGGSNELGSSITTDGSGNIFVTGYTWSANFPTYDPGGGAYFQGTNAGGYDVFILKFTNSGIRQWATYYGGIYDDYGYSITTDGSGNIFVTGWTQSTNFPTYDPGGGAYFQGTYAGGSDVFILKFTNSGVRQWATYYGGTHYDEGYSITTDGSGNIFVTGRTYSTNFPTYDPGGGAYFQGTYAGGLYDVFILKFTNSGVRQWATYYGGSNFDLGFSITTDGSGNIFVTGYTGSTNFPTYNPGGGAYFQGTIAGGLDLFILKFTNSGIRQWATYYGGSSHELGYSITTDGSGNIFVTGRTLSPDFPTYDPGGGAYFQGTYAGGWDVFILKFTNSGIRQWATYYGGGGDDYGYSITTDGSGNIFVTGRTLSPDFPTYDPGGGAYFQGTNAGNGDVFILKFESGLLGEVDLRPKKPKPPFEYNVFYVLQNPKSLVLVFDIKNPCEISLNFYSENGSLIEKREYGPIPKGMHRIEIKKNEINKNIYFLKVNFGEKTETIKILNIE, from the coding sequence ATGAAAAAAGCGGTAGCAATGCTCTTAGCGATAATAGGGTTTTATGCCCTTGAAGGTAATCAATTTAGTATTCCGGAAGAACTTTTGAAAAGCTGGACGACTGATTATATAGGATTTGAAAAAAATCTTGGGCAGATTCAGAATTTTGAAGGAGAATTTGCAAAAGAGGTTCTTTTAAGGGCAAAACTTCCTGGACTTGGTATATTCATTACAGAAAAAGGAGCTTCTTATGTAATTTATTCAAAAGAAAAATATGCAAGGATTGATGTTGATCTTTTAAATGCAAATATAAAAGAAGAGAATATAGAGTTTGAGGATCCTTTACCAGGTTATACAAACTATTATCTTTCTTCTTGTCCTGATGGTATTCTTGGTGTTATAACTTATAGAAAAGTGAGGATAAAAGAGATTTATCCTGGTGTGGATTGGGTATGGAGATATGAAGATGGAAAAATGCATCATGAGTTTATGGTTCAGCCTTATGCTGATATAAGTATAATAAAGATGAAATTTAGATGGTCTGATTATGAGATTAAGGAAGGGAATAAGGAGATTATTTTTAGGACACCAATTGGAGTTATAGTGGATGGACCTATTTTTTCTTATGAAGGGGAAAAAAGGGTAAAAAATTTTGTGGATGTTTCTTACAGAATTAATAATGATAAAACAATTTCTTTTGATGTTAAAGACTATCTTATGGAAGAACCCCTGATTATTGATCCACCCCTTTCACTTCTATGGGCAACATACTACGGAGGAGGGGATGCGGATGGAGGCCTTTCAATTACAACAGATGGCTCAGGTAATATATTTTTAACAGGAAACACTGGATCATCAGATTTCCCAACCTATGACCCAGGTGGTGGTGCATATTTTCAGGGAACAATTGCAGGAGGTTATGATTTATTTATTTTAAAGTTTACAAATTCTGGTGTAAGGCAATGGGTAACATACTACGGAGGAGGTAGTAATGAGTTAGGCTCTTCAATTACAACAGATGGCTCAGGTAATATATTTGTAACAGGATACACTTGGTCAGCAAATTTCCCAACCTATGATCCGGGTGGTGGTGCATATTTTCAGGGAACAAATGCAGGAGGTTATGATGTATTTATTTTAAAGTTTACAAATTCTGGTATAAGGCAATGGGCAACATACTACGGAGGAATTTATGATGATTATGGCTATTCAATTACAACAGATGGCTCAGGTAATATATTTGTAACAGGATGGACTCAATCAACAAATTTCCCAACCTATGATCCAGGTGGTGGTGCATATTTTCAGGGAACATATGCAGGAGGTTCTGATGTATTTATTTTAAAGTTTACAAATTCTGGTGTAAGGCAATGGGCAACATACTACGGAGGAACGCATTATGATGAAGGCTATTCAATTACAACAGATGGCTCAGGTAATATATTTGTAACAGGAAGGACTTATTCAACAAATTTCCCAACCTATGATCCAGGTGGTGGTGCATATTTTCAGGGAACATATGCAGGAGGATTGTATGATGTATTTATTTTAAAGTTTACAAATTCTGGTGTAAGGCAATGGGCAACATACTACGGAGGAAGTAATTTTGATTTAGGCTTTTCAATTACAACAGATGGCTCAGGTAATATATTTGTAACAGGATACACTGGATCAACAAACTTCCCAACCTATAATCCAGGTGGTGGTGCATATTTTCAGGGAACAATTGCAGGAGGTTTGGATTTATTCATTTTAAAGTTTACAAATTCTGGTATAAGGCAATGGGCAACATACTACGGAGGAAGTAGTCATGAGTTAGGCTATTCAATTACAACAGATGGCTCAGGTAATATATTTGTAACAGGAAGGACTTTATCACCAGATTTCCCAACCTATGATCCAGGTGGTGGTGCATATTTTCAGGGAACATATGCAGGAGGTTGGGATGTATTTATTTTAAAGTTTACAAATTCTGGTATAAGGCAATGGGCAACATACTACGGAGGAGGGGGTGATGATTATGGCTATTCAATTACAACAGATGGCTCAGGTAATATATTTGTAACAGGAAGGACTTTATCACCAGATTTCCCAACCTATGATCCAGGTGGTGGTGCATATTTTCAGGGAACAAATGCGGGGAATGGTGATGTATTTATTTTAAAGTTTGAAAGTGGTTTACTTGGTGAGGTGGATTTACGACCTAAAAAACCAAAACCTCCTTTTGAATATAATGTTTTCTATGTCTTACAAAATCCAAAGTCCCTTGTTTTAGTTTTTGATATTAAAAACCCCTGTGAAATATCTTTGAATTTTTATAGTGAAAATGGTTCATTAATTGAAAAAAGAGAATATGGACCTATTCCAAAGGGAATGCACCGAATTGAAATAAAAAAGAACGAGATAAATAAAAATATCTACTTTTTAAAAGTAAATTTTGGAGAAAAAACAGAAACAATAAAAATTTTGAATATTGAATAA